GAGATCGACCCGACCGATTTGAAGGCTCGCAAAGCTGTTTACGATGAATATGCAGAGAAATACCCACGATGTGACGCTGCGCGCCGGTTACCGTTGGATTTCCTAGAAGGCGAGGAATTTAAAGAGGCCGCAGACAAGTACATTCACCGTATGCTGGATAAGGGGGTTCCATCTACATTCGCAAACCTGAAGCATCTGTATGCCGATACATCTAAGAAGGAGATCTTACCGTCTGTCGTTCAACAATACATTGAGAGTGGAAAAAGTGAAGAGAGTTCGGAACCAAAGAGAAACGGTGACACATCCAAGGGCAACTCATCGGCTTATTACTTCCTCGCACAGCACTACAACTATTACTTGAGCCGCGATCTTGACAAGGCTATGGAGTATATTGAGAAGGCTATCGAATTAGAACCTAAAAGCGTAGATTTCCACATGACAAAAGCGCGTATATTTAAGCATCAAGGAAACACCCAAAAAGCCTCTGAGATCATGGAGGAAGCTCGCAGTCTCGACACTAGGGATCGTCACATCAATACCAAAGCTGCCAAATATCAACTTAGAAATgatgaaaacgaaaacgCCTTGAAGACTATGGGTATGTTTACAAGAGCTGAGACTGTGGGTGGGCCGCTAGCAGATCTTCATGATATGCAATGTGTCTGGTTTTTGACAGAGGACGGAGAGTCTTATGCTCGCCAAAACAAAATTGGCCTGGCTCTCAAGAGATTTACGGCAGTTTACAACATTTTTGATGTCTGGTATGAAGATCAGTTTgatttccattctttcttcttacGTAAGGGTCAAATTAGAGCCTATGTAGATATGATGAAGTGGGAAGACAAGATCAGAGAACACCCCTTTTATAGCCGAGCAGCTCTTTCCGCAGTCAAAGTCTATCTTTCGATGCATGACAAGCCAACATCAAACGGAGTTAACGGATCTGAAGAAACCGAGGCAGATGCTCTGGAACGCAAGAAGGCAGCAAAGAAAGCGAGAAAGGAAGCAGAGCGCCTGGAAAAAGAGGCTTTGGCAAAGAAAAATGAACCCAACAAGCCAGTGAAAGACCAGGATggggaattgaagaagaaggatgatgatCCTAATGGAGAGAAATTGGCGGAGACGAAGGAACCGTTGGTTGATGCTATGAAGTTTTTGAGTCCGTTGTTACAGTTCAGTCCCAAGAATATTGAGGCGCAAATTCTGGGTTTTGAGGTATTGATTCGTAGACGTAAGTCCTCCTAACTTTATTGAGCGTGCTAAAGATTGGGTCCGGTTGCTAACACACCAAACAGAGAAATACCTCCTCGCACTTAAATGTCTCATGGCTGCATCGGCTATTGACAAGGAGAATGAAAGTGTGAAAGAACAGAAGATTCGCTTCAAGAAGGTCGTGGAATCGGAACTTGAGGGAACCGATCCTAAGGTTGTGGAGATCATTAAGGAGGAGTTTGCCAAGTTGTGAGGGGAAGGTCTCCTGGTTGGTGTGGGGAACGGCAGCATTGCGAGATTTACAGGGTATAAAAGTTTTTCCATATAGTACTTCGAGGTTCTCAAACGACAAAGCGCCATGGATTGAAggcatagcatagcatggCTCTTATAGTTGATGGACCTTTGGAGTTCTTCATGATCTAACCTCTTTCATCTTGGCATTGGTTCATGGTAGGAAGGATTGGggagaattaaaaagaaaggaatatgaaggaaaatgaatttattgaaagattggtaGATAAAAGTTTGCCTACCTATTCTAGGCACTGCGTCAGCTCTTCTCTAATCTACCTGCCATAGATCTGTGGGTAACATTATCAGCGAAGGATGGTGGAGCAATGGAAGGAGATTTATTTGAGTGACGACATCCGCTCTATGTAGATGATAGAAAAAATGGACacaatattgaagaaatacgAAGATGCTTATTAGACTGCCTCATTTGATTACTAGGCATATAGATTTATCATCCGGGATGGAAGGGGGGGCTAACTGGAGAGGAATATCTTCTCCTTCGTCTTGACACGAGGTTGTTCCAAGGCACATGGTTAATTTCTGTTGGTAGATATTCGCTCTGTGTAGATGATTCTGCCATTATACAATTCactatatcaaatatcatgCCGCCATCTTCATTGTTATTCTGCACGTACATCACATTTACTAGATGCATTCCTCGGTAAATTCTTTCGTGAATCTGCGGCTATTCGTGCCTGAGGCTTTAATCCTGCTGGCGAACTCAAAGATATGAGGTAccccaaaaataaattaaaatggagatgaattAAGCAAGTTCGCGTCAAGTCAAATCCAACCGCGTCCATCAATTCTGTGCATCCTTCAACGTTAAAATACATAATCCCTTGCCCAACTAATTCTACAATTCGAGAAACAATACAACAAATATTTGCTTTGTGAATATCCTCAAAAATCATTCTATTGTAACATTATCGTATCGTCTTCCTTTTGTCAACTTTATTTGTTGCGTTTGCGACGTCAACCAACCATCAAAGACTTATACTTATACAACTTGTACCGAGATCTCTGGCATCTGACTTCAAGATGGTCTCCGCCAGGAAGCGTGGAAGGCAGGAGATGGAAGCCAGTGAGCTTCCAAAGGAACCAAGTATGATTGATCAACTTCGAAGCATGTGGGAATTTGCAAATCTTGCGCaatggattttcatttttggaaGGACGGTCAAAATCGATGAGAATATTGGTATCGAGGTAATACATCAGCCTTCCCACAGCCTTCTCCAAATACTACTTCAATACTAACTACCTGTCTCAACGTGATAGGAACTGGAGTTGGAATGCTCGAAAACACACTCGACTGTTCTGCCAGAGATTGGTCTTGCTTTATTAAAGTTTGTTTCTGCTCATCGAGGGCTCACGTAAGTCAACTCTTAGGATCTATTTATTACATACCGCAGCTTTGGCTAACTGAATCCAACAGTCCGGAGATTTTCGATGAGTATACAAGAAGACAATATGTTGCCAAAGCACCCGAGCGCAATCCATATGGCACCGAGGAGGAACCCGCAAAGTTCACAGATTTCGATGCCTTTACTAAGGTACGCATCTGTCGAGCTATATTTCATCGATCTTTATTAATAGTTATTGTAGATTCGAGTTTTACAGCAACTTACTCAATGGGCCATGATCAGTCCAGAGCGTATTCGTGAGAGGATGGAAGAAACCAAGGACATCGAGCAGACCTCTTGGGTAAGCAATTATCGATTTGTGTCAATTCCCAACATTACTAACTTCTTGGAAACAGCGCATCGAACCTTGTGGATGGGACTCGGATGATCGCGAATATTTTGTGCTAGATGACAATCGATTATATCGTCGTACTGAagctccaccacctcctccaccagcTCCAACACacaaaaagaattcaaagaaaggCAAGGCGGCTGCAAGGGCAAGCAAACGAAGAAAGACAACAGACCCAATCGATAGTGAAGCCGAAGCATCGGTAGAAGCACCggtagaagaaaagatggatgatgggttCGGAGGCGCAAAATGGGAATGCATTGCTGTTTCGTTTGAAGAGTTCACCGCATTCGCAGCATCAATGGAAAAAACTCGGGATCcaaatgaaaagatattaCGAAAACGCATCGTCGATGACGTATTACCATTATTGGAAAAGCATGAAGAAGCCCGAAAGCGCAAGGAAGCACAGAAGCAGCGCGAGTTAATCAACATCGAAAAATTAGCTACAGCCAAGAGATCTAGTAGAATCGCTGGCAAGATGGAGCAACAGAAgcaggaagaagaaactaGAGAAGCGGAACGCAAGAAGCAACAAGATTTAGCAATggcaaagaaagaacagCAAAAATGGCTCAAgctagagaaagaaagagaatcaCGAATGATGACTAGGGAGCAGCGAgtaaaggaaagagaagcaCGCCGCATCCTCCATGAAGACGAATTGGCCAATCTTTCTGAGGATAGTAGGAAGGTTGGATCGGGTGAAGGACGTCTCTCGGAACGTCATCTAAAGGccgaaattgaaaagaagaggcAGGCGCTCGAACAACTtaacgaggaagatgattgGATCTTTGACTGTATCTGTGGTGCTTATGGACAGATTGATGATGGGACCCATAGTATTGCATGCGAAGAATGCAATATTTGGCAGCACAGTAAGTGTGTTGGAGTCAGTGAAGCTGAGGCTGATAACGAGGACTTTGAATTCGTATGCACTACTTGTAAACGCCGTGCTGAGGAAGCAGAGAAAGCTAAAAATCACCCACCAATGAAGATTAAGCTTGGTCGACCCGgatcttctccctctttaGTGCCACCCAAACAAAATGGCGTTCCAAGTATGGATAATGGAGCGATGCCAAATGGTAGACTATCAGCAACTCCATCCTCACCACAAAAGTCAGCACCTCAACTACATCTATTTTCTACTACCAATGGGGCACATAAGTCAACACAATCAGCAAAGGGCTCTTCACCTCAGTCACAGAATAGACCGCCACCTATTCTACCACCAAAGTTCACCAACAGGAATGAGCGCGCAGGTTCTCCAATTGGCAAATCCGATATTAGACCATCCATTGAAATCCCCGTCGGGGAAAGTCCATCTTTATCACGATACAATGGTCTGGGTAACAGTAATCCTTTTTCCTCCCCCGTTCCCCACAGTCCAACTTCTCTTCCACCCCCAAAGAATTTGACTACCAATGGCGCGGCTCGGTACAACCAATCCCCTTCGAAGCCTCAAAGCTCGCCAATATCTTCACCAATTCAGCAACATGCGGATTTgccaaatctcaaaaataacgGAGATGTGCCAGCTCAACCCCTTAATGGATTTCACAAAGAGCACAACGATCGACGTAGttcattcaatttttcatcCCCTCTTGCAGGAGTCCCAGTATTGACACCATCTCAAAAGAATGGACCGATACCAAGCTCATCCTTTGAACACAATGGGCATGCCGCAACGCCAAGTGGAGCCTCACGATTTACTATGATAACCGCATCATCCCCAGGATTAGATCAAGATCCACTTGATCCAGGTCATGCATCGGCTCTCCCATCTTCGATCAGTGGAATTTCTCCCACAAAACATTCTCCTCCGCGTCCAGCATCAAATGGCTCAACAACCCCCGCCATTCTCCCCCCAGTTGCTCCATTATCGCCGAGTCCGCGATCACAAAATCTTGCTCCACCCGTTAAGCCTTCGGAGCCACAACTGAGTCAAAACACAGCTCAGTGAACATCGTGATTATTGATCACCACAATTTTCAGTACTTCACAAGGGTTTGATTCTCGCTCTCAGGTCAAATCGTCAACAATACCTCTGCCATTCAACAGAATTTAGGGTTctcatttttctctttcctgcAATCGTCGATCATATTTGATCTTGCAGTGTACCAACCTTAGATGTCATTTACCTGTGCGAGATTCACGCGAGCatattctcattttttcCCCTGTATTACATTTTTGTTCGTGGGTGGCGTTGGGATAGGGAATTAGAAGGGAATAAAATGGCGAATTTACATATCATGACGATGAGGAATGGGATACATCGTTCCAgggtgaatgaatggatagatgtaTGAGTGCTGATGGATATATGCATATCTGCAGTCATCTTTGACTCCTTTAGGAGATAGGACCTGTATTATGGTGAGAAATGGTAGAGATGTTTTGGAGAAGGATATTGAATCGGTGGGCTGGTAGTTGTGAGAGATGGCTTAATTGCATGAAATGCGAGATGAATTAAGAtcacaaaatatcaattgtattttatatgtTAAATATCAGTGTGTTTGTAAGTGCTTGTAAGTGATTGGTTTATGTGATATGTAATTTATGATGTATGCTTGATGAATAGATATAGTGGAGAAAAGAATGACTTAATTTGGACTTGGGGATTCATTAAGTATGTACTTTCAATCTGGGTCAAGTGGCCTTCTACCTCATTATCCTAccatatatattcttcataCAAATAATCTGATATCCACAACTCGATTCTCATATGCTGTTTGTGTGGGAAGGATACGGATGACGTAGCACCTACGATGGTAGATCCCAAATGTCACGTTGTATTCTGACTCAAGAGCTCGCTATATATGAAGTAAAGGAAGCAGTAGGCCTTAAATAAGGAttactgaaagagctagtctctttcgcattcgcttgGGATCACAATACAGTAGTTTTTGAATCGAAGACATTTACTGCGTTCATATGTATACTTACCTCGTGTTCAAATTGGCGAAGAAGGCAATTGGTATTAGGTTGagtaattcaaataaatgatttgaacTTGATGGCtctattgattgattggttttAAGTCGGGTTGTGTTGGAAGAGGGTTGGGAGTAAAGCGGTAGGAAAAGATTATGTGCAAACTctggaaagaatgaaaatggtgGAAGAAAGGAATGGAGTGTGGTGAGTGAGGAGGAGTGAACGGGAAAGGGTAGGGttggtttgatttttggtCATCGGTTTGGATGGCTaagagatatgagatatttGTGCTTGCGAAATTGTGTCTGTATAGCTTGCTTGTGTTTCTGTGCATTTCTGTGTTTCGTTTAGACTGCCGAGAGCGTCGTGGGGATTTGAACGGGTAGATTGGATTGTGGGTGGAATTGTCGTAGGTACGGTGGATGGGTATATTGATCGATAGAGTAGTACTGCTTTCTTTGAACCATGCGTGGAAGTAAGGGATTGCTGTGGTGATACATGGATGCTGTTTATACTCAATAATATGTATCAAGAAACCGTGCATCGATCGACTGAAGTTGATTGAGATTTCCTGAGCATTCGTTCATACTTGTTTGGCGATACATCGACATCTGCGCGCTTGCAACTCCTATCCTCCTTCCTCTGGTTGATGTACGTCGTGAGTAGATTTCTTATTCGAGTTGGATAGGTAAATACTTTTCCCGATTCTCAgatctcaaaaataatatcGTAGTTGAATAAACAATCACGCACGCAACAAGCATCAATACTGTCTGGTGGGCATCTGGCAAgaaaggggagaggaagTGTGGCTTAGGAATAAAACataagaaaagaggaggagcaaaaaaaataaaatagaaaacatacaacagtggggattcgctggtggtcacccacccaactactaatccaccgatctgaagcttgtgtatggcagagcggacgggatgcccaattttcttcagtctatggtcgtatgtggCAGAGAATCGATTTTTTggtattatatttaaagaaaatgTTTGAGTTGTGGAGTTAGTGAGTACTTACGAGGatattttgttgtttttttcgtttggatttggatccTGAGTTCTGGGAGACGGACGTTTTGTGTATTTTGGGGTTCTGTAGTTCGGGATTTTGTGggttattcaatttttaggTGTGAGTTTGAGGGGTTTGTGTTCTGGGTTACACGGGAGAGAAGGAGTGGAGTGGATTGCCGTTGGATTCTGCTAGTGATTGACCGGTTAGTTTGTTATACGGTTACTCTTTTGTGTGATCTgaatcttgatattgatctCTGATATAGTAGATTCTGTATTTCAATTCCGTTTGTTGTATTGTTTATGGAAGAAGTGGATTGATTCGGTTGCCGATATGTTAAACCTACCtatacatacgtacatatTGGGATTCGCTTAACAACTCTCCTGCGGTCGGTCGAACTACTTTCTCTCAAATTCATAATCGAAAGAAATATTGTTCGCTAGTTCGAGATACATATGTCGgttcttttcaattgatgATCACATTTGCGTTTgcttgtgtgtgtgtattcCATGGGGATACGATATGCGGTGAGGAAGGAAAGGCGAGAAAATATTAAGCGAGAAATTCGTATTCTGGACGGGACTAGAGAAGCTTAGGATTTAAATGAGGAGGATAAGGAAATTATTGgattgatttattgagaTAAATTATTTGGATGGCTTGTACTGGGAGAGAATGGAAGGAGTATTTACATGGGGGAAGAAAGGGGATGGACGAGTTCAGAGAAGTGTAAGATGTGAGGGAGGAGCTAAGCTAAGCGAAcgtgagatgagatgaatgttCTAGTTTAAAAAGAGTTTGTGAGAATTAGAAGAATCATTtggctttctcttctcttcttttcataTCCTCATTTTATCCACTCATCTacctatccattcatttatccACCTATCTATCCCTTCCTTCAACCAAATGTATCATCATATTCAGATGCTCATATATCTCCTTCGTCACGCAcgcatacatatatacatacatatccatTACGAATATCTTACACAAACCCAAGGTCAGGCTCTAATCCCCAACCACTGAAACCTATTCTCAaggaaaaacaaaacaaagtatcttcaagatacacatacacatacacatacacatacatacaaattaTACCTCCCCATCCCGCCTTAAATGCACCCCCCTATTCCCTTCTATTCAACCCTTTATTTATAAGCTACAAACCCCAATCTgatctaatatctaatacATTCTACAGTCTATATTACAATTACAGCATACAAAAGATCGCAATACTCGTCCATAcatctctctcactctctcacatacacacacacactctctctctcacatTCATTGATTCCCATCCATTTATCTATCCAgctcttcaacatctttaATTTCTACACTTCTAATCTCATATAaaacatatacatatcataaaacacaaaatatttcaaacttTACATCTCCACCCCCATCTCATCCTACTTATCCCCCAAAAGATAAGAACCCCCCCTCCTCACCCCCCAACGAATAATAACTCTCATCTAATGAATTCTCAAAAACTTCaaccaaaaaaaagagaagggAATTTTTATATATGTAGAGATATTGAAACTCGAACACCCAATATCGAATAGCTACGTATtcttattgaaaattgaggAATATCTCGAATATGACCTACCGAAATATAAATACCACTCTCAAATAAAACacaaatattatatcattcaaatcatatatatgtatcctactttcccttcctctcttcttctattccatcctttccttttctatcTACAAAACCCTGTa
The sequence above is drawn from the Botrytis cinerea B05.10 chromosome 11, complete sequence genome and encodes:
- the Bcnat1 gene encoding Bcnat1 encodes the protein MPQPLSSKESSLFRTVVRNYEDKQYKKGLKAADQILKKNPKHGDTLAMKALILNSQGKSDEAFALAKVALQCDFKSHVCWHVYGLLYRAAKNFEEAIKAYKFALKLEPDSQQIQRDLALLQVQMRDYAGYLVSRKAMLTARSTSRQSWTALAVAYHLNGELAEAERTLTTYEGTLKNPPSKLDFENSEAVMYKITLIAEQGDVKRALECLESDGKHNLDRLAVMELKAKYLFELGRKEEAVKAYRALVDRNQEFKTYYDSLIQAMEIDPTDLKARKAVYDEYAEKYPRCDAARRLPLDFLEGEEFKEAADKYIHRMLDKGVPSTFANLKHLYADTSKKEILPSVVQQYIESGKSEESSEPKRNGDTSKGNSSAYYFLAQHYNYYLSRDLDKAMEYIEKAIELEPKSVDFHMTKARIFKHQGNTQKASEIMEEARSLDTRDRHINTKAAKYQLRNDENENALKTMGMFTRAETVGGPLADLHDMQCVWFLTEDGESYARQNKIGLALKRFTAVYNIFDVWYEDQFDFHSFFLRKGQIRAYVDMMKWEDKIREHPFYSRAALSAVKVYLSMHDKPTSNGVNGSEETEADALERKKAAKKARKEAERLEKEALAKKNEPNKPVKDQDGELKKKDDDPNGEKLAETKEPLVDAMKFLSPLLQFSPKNIEAQILGFEVLIRRQKYLLALKCLMAASAIDKENESVKEQKIRFKKVVESELEGTDPKVVEIIKEEFAKL